The Halomonas binhaiensis nucleotide sequence TGACGTTGTTGTTGGCCATACCATTCTGTATGAGCCTGTTGTCATGGGTAATGTCCACTATATCGATACCGGTGCCTTCTATACCGGTCGGCTCACGCTGGCCCAGGCAGAAGACTTGCTGGGGTGAAATCACCGTCTTTTCAGCCTTACGCTTCATTTTCTCCTACATGGTCGATATGTACTGGAGTCGATGCGCCATTGGAATAGTGAATATGCCGATGTAATGCTTAATATGTCTTTGGCCGATGGCCGGATATGATCATTTTCGACATGAAGTCTGCAGAAAGAGGAAAAATTTTTCATTTAAAGGAAACAGTGTTCGATCCTTTATTCATGGGGACTGTCACTAACCTTGCGCGCAACTTGCGTTGAAAGCCTATGCCGCAGCAGCTTGCGTCAGGAACCTGTGATCGGCATTCTGTGTCTCATAGCTATTCCACAACAGGGAGCTTTGTATACATGGCTTACCATGAGTCACAGGTGAATCGTCAGGCCTCCACGCAGGTGACTGCGACAAACAAGGTGCTACGCAACACCTACGGCTTGCTGGCGATGACACTGCTGTTCTCTGCGGTGACCGCAGGCGCTGCTATTGCCCTTGGCGTCGAGCGAATGAACATTCTGGTGTTCTTCATCGGTGCATATGGCCTGATGTTCCTGGTCCACAAGACGGCCAACTCCGCTATTGGGTTGCTGGCGACTTTTGCGTTTACCGGTTTCATGGGCTTTACGCTGGGCCCCATCCTCAATGCCTATCTAACGTTGGCCAATGGCCCTCAACTGATCATGACGGCACTGGCCATGACGGGATTGACCTTCGTCGGCCTGTCTGCCGTGGCCCTGATCACACGCAAGGATTTCAGTTTCCTCGCCAACTTCATGATGGCCGGTGCCATCGTGCTGATTCTGGCCATGGTTGCGGCCTTGATCTTCAACATTCCTTCGCTGTCACTGATGGTGTCCGCAGGCTTCGTGTTGTTCTCTTCTGCTGCCATTCTGTTCCAGACTAGCGAGATTGTGCATCGTTCTGGCGAGACCAACTATATTCTCGCCACCATCACGCTGTACGTATCGATCTACAACCTGTTTGTCAGCCTGCTGTCACTGTTGGGCGTCGTCAGCCAAGACTAACCTTCCATATAGCGTTGACACTGCTGGCCCCGCCGAATGGCGGGGCCAGTGCGTTATGCTGAGGATAAATGAAATGAGAGGAAGCTATGCGTTACGGAATTCTTCTTCTTGGTGCTCCCTATAGTCGCCAGGCATCTCATAGCGCATTGAGATTTGCCCGGGCGCTGGTGGCCAAGGGCCATATCCTGGATAGCGTATTCTTCTATCACGACGGGGTGTACAACGCAGCACGCCTTGCCGCCCCTCCCCAGGATGAACCCCATCTGATGGATGGCTGGAAAGCCCTGCATGACGAGCATGGCGTCAAACTGGATGTGTGTATCGCTGCCGCATTGCGCCGAGGTCTGCTCAATGAAACAGAGGCCAGCCGGCATGGCAAGGAAGGACACAGTATTGAAGCACCCTTTGCTTTGACTGGGCTGGGGCAACTGGTAGACCTTGGATTGCGTTGTGACAGACTGATCACCTTTGCTCCATAAACATTTGCCCCATGAGCAAGAGGGGCTTTGCAAAAGAAGCTGAAGAGGAAGTGCGTGCCATGAATGACACTCAGACTGATCTCCAGGGGGATCTGCTGGTGATTCTGCGTCATGGCCCTCATGGCAGCAGCCTGCTGCGTGAAGGATTGGATATGGCGCTGGTCGCTGCCGCGTTTGGCCGCAGGGTGTCATTGTTGTTCATGGGCACTGGCTGCACGGCACTGGTGTCGGGCCAGGGGCAGGGCCCACTGGGGCAGAAAGGCACCCAGGCGACGCTGAACATGCTGGAGATGTATGATATCGAGACATTGCTGGTCGAGTCCGAAGCCATGCACGCTCTTGGCCTTGAAGCCTGCGATCTCTCTCTACCGGTAATCGAAGTGTCTCCTGCGCAGATTCAGGCTGCCATGACGACACATCGACTGGTGGCGACTTTTTGAGGACGTTGTGATGAACTTGCATACATTGAACCGTTCTCCTGCCGACAGCCGGGTGTATCAGCAGACATTGCAGGCCATGGGGCACGACGATCAATTGCTGCTGATCGAAGATGGTGTACAGGGAGCACTGCCGCAACTGGTACGTTACTTCGAGGACGTTGAAGGGCGTGTCTATGTCCTCAAGGAAGATCTTGAAGCCCGCGGATTGCTGGGTCTTTGTGCAGATAACGTCCATGTCGTTGATGTTGATGGATTCATCGAACTGACCGAACAGGCCGACAAGACCATCACCTGGTATTGAGATAATGCAGCCGGGGCCCTTGAACACTGGGACAATGCGCCAGCAAGGCAATGCATCTCCGAATGTCACAGAAGAGGCAATATGGCGAGTAGTGAAATCGCGCGCTATCTGAGCGTCGCTGGGCAGCGTGTCGCGCTGGATCCTGAAGGCTACCTGGTGGATCTCGATCAATGGTCACCTGAAGTGGCCCAGGCCCTGGCGGATGAGGAGAACCTCCGTCTTGAGCCAGCGCACTGGGAAGTGATCGAGGTGCTGCGGGATTTTTACCAGCACTTTGAACAGGCTCCCGCCATGCGGCCGCTGGTAAAGGCCGTGGGCATGAGCCTGGGCAAGGACAAGGCCAGCTCGATCTACCTGATGAAGCTTTTCCCTGGCAGCCCTGCCAAGATCGGCGCGCGCCTGGCAGGGCTGCCCAAGCCAGCCAATTGTCTCTGATGCGCTCTCGTTCATGAATTTCCTGGCCCATGCCTGGCTCGCACGTCACGGTAGCGACGCCTTCCTGTACGGTAATCTGGTGGCTGATGGCATCAAGGGGGGCGATCTGACAGGATTGCCCGATGATGCCGCACAAGGTGTGCGGCATCACCGACGAGTCGATGCCTATGTCGATGCCCATCCTGTGGTACTGAACGCACGGCGGCGTTCACCCCATGGGCTCCAGCGTTATTCCGGCATTGTCCTGGACCTGGTCTGGGATCACTTCCTGTGCCGCCATCTTGCCGTTGAAGACAGGGACGAATTGATCGAACGTTGTTACATCATTCTCATGCAGAAACCCGCTCCCGCACGTCTCAAGGAGATGGTGCCAATCCTGGTTCGGGAAGACTGGCTGCGCGCCTATGCCGATTTCGATTTTACCTGCCGGGCCATTCGCGGCATCGGTACGCGCCTGTCCGGTCCCAATCGACTGGCAGAGCTCTTGCCCCATCTGCGTCACGAGTATCCACGCCTGGAAAGGGACTTCCAGGCGCTATGGACGGATACTAGCGAATATCTCACTGCTCGTTCGGGAGCCTGAGCGTATCAGGGTCAGAACAGCTTGAGCCACATGCACTCGATGCGATCCCCTCTGACGATCTGGCTGTGAGGTGGGATGACCGCCAGGGCGTCAGCATTGATACAGGATGACAGCACCCCCGAGTTCTGATCGCTGAAGGCCTCGGCTGTCATGCCATCCGGGGTGAAGTTCAACTGCACTCTCATGTAATGCTGGCGTGGCCCCGTGGAGGTGCTGAAAGCGCTGGTCGCCCACAACCTGGGAAGATCCTTGAGAGACGGGCATCCCAACAGTGCTCCGATAAGCGGACGCAGGAACAGCCAAGCGCCAACAAAACAGGACACGGGATTGCCCGGCAGACCGATAAAGCGAGCCGATCGATTGTCTTCACCGGTTGGCAGGCGGCCCAGTGCCAGCGGTTTGCCAGGACGTATGGCCAGACGCCACAGGTCCAGCTCTCCGAGGCTTTCCAATGCTGCCTTGACGTGGTCTTCTTCACCTACGCTGACGCCACCGGTGGAAATCACCACATCTGCAATGCTCGCCGCTTCTGCCAGGCATTCCTGGGTGCTGGCAAGGCTGTCTGGCACGCTGCGTGTCAACACCACTTCGGCACCGAAGTGTGTGAGCAAGTTGACCAGCATCGGACGGTTGGAGTTATAGATCTGGCCCGGCGCCAAGGCCTGCCCCGGATCGACGATTTCGTCACCGGTCGACAGCAGAGCAACGCGTGGGCGGCGGATGACATTGACCTGAGTAATACCCTGGCCAGCCAGATGTCCCAATGCCGCTGCATCCAGGCGAGTGCCGGCAGGCAGCAACACGTGGCCCCGAGTGACATCTCGTCCCTGGCGGCGCACGTTGTCTCCTGCCGGTACATCAGGCGGGATGACCGCGTGGCCGTCATCAAGGACAACCTTCTCCTGCATCACGACACAGTCGGCACCTGCCGGCAGAGCGCCTCCTGTGAAAATACGCGCACAATAGCCCCGCTGTAGCCGGCTGGGCGCATCGCCTGCCGCGATCCGTTCCATGATGGGGAGACGTTGCCCTGCATCGTCATGGTGCAGGGCGTAGCCATCCATGGCGCTGTTGTCGAAGGGAGGAATGTCGAGTGTCGCGATGACATCCTGAGCCAATACCCGGTCTGCTGCATCGATCACATCCACGCTTTCATGACCCAGCAGCATGGCATCGCGCAGCAGAGTCTCCAGGGCCTGTTCGATAGGCTGGAGAGGAGATTCAATAGGCGGAAGAGGGGCTTCAGACGTCATGGGTGCCACGCTCCGGAATGACCAGGTTGGCGAAGTTGCAGGGACGATGACGACTGTCCAGCTGTTCAGCGAGGATGCCATCCCAGGCGGTACGGCAGGCGCCAGTCGATCCTGGCAGGCAGAACACTACGGTAGCGTTCGCCATCCCGCCCAGGCAACGACTCTGTACCGTAGAGCTACCGATTTCCTGGTACGAAAGCTGACGAAAGAGTTCGCCGAAGCCTTCGATGCGCTTGTCGAGCAGAGCTCCTACGGCTTCTGGAGTGGAGTCTCTGCCGGTGAAGCCCGTACCGCCAGTGGTCAGGATGACCTGAACCTCCGGATCAGCAATCCAGGCGGATACGATAGCCCGGATCTGATAGACATCGTCGGGCACGATACGCTTGTCAGCGAGATGGTGTCCTGCAGAGCTCAGGCGTTCAACCAGCGCCTGACCACTGCGATCAGTGTCTTCGGTTCTTGTATCGGATACCGTCAGTACGGCAACCTTCAACCCGATCATGTCTTCCTGATGCATCATGACTCCCGCTTTGCAGCCTTGGCCTGCTGGTGGGCCTCGAAGGCTGCCATCTGCTCTGGCGTGGCCTTGGCCTGGTACTTGTCCTTCCACTCGCTGTAAGGCATTCCATAGACATACTCGCGAGCCGTTTCGTAGTCCAATGTCTGGCCACGTTCTTCTGCAGCAGTGACCAGCCACTTGGACAGGCAGTTACGGCAGAAGTCGG carries:
- a CDS encoding Bax inhibitor-1/YccA family protein, producing MAYHESQVNRQASTQVTATNKVLRNTYGLLAMTLLFSAVTAGAAIALGVERMNILVFFIGAYGLMFLVHKTANSAIGLLATFAFTGFMGFTLGPILNAYLTLANGPQLIMTALAMTGLTFVGLSAVALITRKDFSFLANFMMAGAIVLILAMVAALIFNIPSLSLMVSAGFVLFSSAAILFQTSEIVHRSGETNYILATITLYVSIYNLFVSLLSLLGVVSQD
- the tusD gene encoding sulfurtransferase complex subunit TusD, producing the protein MRYGILLLGAPYSRQASHSALRFARALVAKGHILDSVFFYHDGVYNAARLAAPPQDEPHLMDGWKALHDEHGVKLDVCIAAALRRGLLNETEASRHGKEGHSIEAPFALTGLGQLVDLGLRCDRLITFAP
- a CDS encoding DsrE family protein, whose translation is MNDTQTDLQGDLLVILRHGPHGSSLLREGLDMALVAAAFGRRVSLLFMGTGCTALVSGQGQGPLGQKGTQATLNMLEMYDIETLLVESEAMHALGLEACDLSLPVIEVSPAQIQAAMTTHRLVATF
- the tusB gene encoding sulfurtransferase complex subunit TusB is translated as MNLHTLNRSPADSRVYQQTLQAMGHDDQLLLIEDGVQGALPQLVRYFEDVEGRVYVLKEDLEARGLLGLCADNVHVVDVDGFIELTEQADKTITWY
- a CDS encoding TusE/DsrC/DsvC family sulfur relay protein — protein: MASSEIARYLSVAGQRVALDPEGYLVDLDQWSPEVAQALADEENLRLEPAHWEVIEVLRDFYQHFEQAPAMRPLVKAVGMSLGKDKASSIYLMKLFPGSPAKIGARLAGLPKPANCL
- a CDS encoding ACP phosphodiesterase yields the protein MNFLAHAWLARHGSDAFLYGNLVADGIKGGDLTGLPDDAAQGVRHHRRVDAYVDAHPVVLNARRRSPHGLQRYSGIVLDLVWDHFLCRHLAVEDRDELIERCYIILMQKPAPARLKEMVPILVREDWLRAYADFDFTCRAIRGIGTRLSGPNRLAELLPHLRHEYPRLERDFQALWTDTSEYLTARSGA
- the glp gene encoding gephyrin-like molybdotransferase Glp gives rise to the protein MTSEAPLPPIESPLQPIEQALETLLRDAMLLGHESVDVIDAADRVLAQDVIATLDIPPFDNSAMDGYALHHDDAGQRLPIMERIAAGDAPSRLQRGYCARIFTGGALPAGADCVVMQEKVVLDDGHAVIPPDVPAGDNVRRQGRDVTRGHVLLPAGTRLDAAALGHLAGQGITQVNVIRRPRVALLSTGDEIVDPGQALAPGQIYNSNRPMLVNLLTHFGAEVVLTRSVPDSLASTQECLAEAASIADVVISTGGVSVGEEDHVKAALESLGELDLWRLAIRPGKPLALGRLPTGEDNRSARFIGLPGNPVSCFVGAWLFLRPLIGALLGCPSLKDLPRLWATSAFSTSTGPRQHYMRVQLNFTPDGMTAEAFSDQNSGVLSSCINADALAVIPPHSQIVRGDRIECMWLKLF
- the moaB gene encoding molybdenum cofactor biosynthesis protein B yields the protein MIGLKVAVLTVSDTRTEDTDRSGQALVERLSSAGHHLADKRIVPDDVYQIRAIVSAWIADPEVQVILTTGGTGFTGRDSTPEAVGALLDKRIEGFGELFRQLSYQEIGSSTVQSRCLGGMANATVVFCLPGSTGACRTAWDGILAEQLDSRHRPCNFANLVIPERGTHDV
- a CDS encoding DUF1244 domain-containing protein encodes the protein MQHLDDATRTELEAAAFRRLLSHLDNRKDVQNIDLMILADFCRNCLSKWLVTAAEERGQTLDYETAREYVYGMPYSEWKDKYQAKATPEQMAAFEAHQQAKAAKRES